The nucleotide window ATGAGCTCACCGTGGAAGCCTGGATCGAGCCCGGGAACACCACCCAGGGCGGGCCGGCTCGGATCGTCACGCTGTCGCTGGATTCAGGGCAGCGGAACTTCAGCCTGACCCAGGACGGCAGCAGGTACCAGTTCCGGCTTCGGACGACGACGAACGGAAACAACGGCACAAACGTCCGGCTGTTCAGCGCCGTCGGTAGCGTGACCACCTCCCTGCAGCACCTGGTCGCCACCAGGGCGTCCTCCGGCGAGGCTGCCCTCTATCTCAACGGCGAGCAGGTGGACACAGAGACCATCGGAGGCGGCTTCGCCAACTGGAACCCGGCCTACGACCTGGCGCTCGGGAACGAGTTCAGCACCGGAAGCACTACCACGGCTCGCGACTGGGTTGGCAATTACCGGTTGGTGGGCGTCTATTGCGAGGCACATACTTCCTCTCAAGTCGCGGCGAACTTCGCTGCCGGTCCGGACCTACCAACCCAGAACGAGACCGCGACACCGGCCCCAAGGACATCTGCGGTCGTTCTCTATGACTTCTCAGAGGGCTCGGGCGCCAACGTCCGCGATCTGGCAGCTGCGACTCCGGCCGACCTAACGATCGAAGATCTCGATCGGGTTTCGTGGAGCGGCGGTGGCCTGACGCTCGAGCAGGCGACACGGGTCTCCAACACCGTTGATGCGGCTAAGATCTTCGAGTCCTGCGCCTCGAGCAACGAACTGACGGTCGAGGCCTGGGTCACGCCTGGCGCGCTGTCGCAGGGGGGGCCGGCACGTATCGTCAGCCTCTCCAAAGACTCAGGGAACCGTAACTTCAGCCTTCTCCAGGACGGCGATCGCTATCAGTTCCGGCTTCGCACGACCAGCAATGGCAACAACGGGACCTATGTGCTTCTCCGCAGCGCTCCGTCGAGCGTCGAGTTCGGCTTGCAGCAGCTGGTCGTCACCCGCGATGCTTTCGGCAGCGCCTCGCTCTACCTGGACGGCGTCCAGGTCGACAGCCAGACGATCGGCGGCAGCTTCGCCAACTGGAACGCAAGCT belongs to bacterium and includes:
- a CDS encoding LamG domain-containing protein; this encodes MRDKSATFPVVFLALALLFGGRGGPWLLAAGEPTSGYIVQGKTVEQVAAAVESVGGEVTHRLAIIAAVGARLTEGQVEALGNHEDVERVYEDRRVDTDSAAQRDHSGLVALYDFSEDPGSSSIVRDVAGTSGSPLDLTIEDPERASWSEADGLELTEATRASNSTDSNQIFSDCTASNELTVEAWIEPGNTTQGGPARIVTLSLDSGQRNFSLTQDGSRYQFRLRTTTNGNNGTNVRLFSAVGSVTTSLQHLVATRASSGEAALYLNGEQVDTETIGGGFANWNPAYDLALGNEFSTGSTTTARDWVGNYRLVGVYCEAHTSSQVAANFAAGPDLPTQNETATPAPRTSAVVLYDFSEGSGANVRDLAAATPADLTIEDLDRVSWSGGGLTLEQATRVSNTVDAAKIFESCASSNELTVEAWVTPGALSQGGPARIVSLSKDSGNRNFSLLQDGDRYQFRLRTTSNGNNGTYVLLRSAPSSVEFGLQQLVVTRDAFGSASLYLDGVQVDSQTIGGSFANWNASYGLALGNEFNTDSTTTSRDWVGSYSLVAVYCEAHTPSQVAANFAAGPVAPTGVAAPPAPTPPIPTPAPRASPVVLYDFSDGAGISVSDLAAGTPVDLAIEDPDRVSWSGGGLNLEQATRVS